AAAGCGTGCTGCTGAAAGGAGAGGCAGCGGGCAGACTGCCCCGTGAGGCGGTGTACCGCGACTGGACGGCATTCGTGGAGCTCGTTTTGACCCTGGACAAGGCGGATGATGTCGAGCCCTTCCCACCCGAGATCTGGACGCCGGGCGCGTCTTGAGCCGCTGCTGCTGCTCGCCGCCCTGCCACTGACCTGGACCTGCCATTACGGATTCCAGGGCGGCGGCGGCTTCCCGTCCCACATCCGCACCCTGTATATCCAGCCGCTCGAAAACCAGACGGCTCAATTCGAGCTCGAGCAACTGCTATTCGCGAGATTGCTCGAGCGAGTGCCCCGCGCCTTGGGCGTGCGGCCCGCTGGACGCGAACTCGCCGATGCCGTACTGACCGGGCGGATCATGCGCTACGACGACGTGGCTCAGAGCTACCGTGCCGGCGATCCCTCCGGGCAGGCTACAGTCGTGGCGCACCAGGTCCAGATCGCCATGGAGGTCCAGATCATAGACGCCAGGCAGAACGTGATCCTGTGGGAAGCCTCGAATCTGACTGGGCGCGGAGAGTATCAGCCTGCTACCCAGAGCAACCAGGACGGCCGGTCGAAGGCGATCGATCATCTCGTGCAGCAGATTGTTGACGGCGCCCAGTCGCAGTGGTGATGGCGCGAGCATCGCTGAGGCGATAATGCTTCGTCTGGGGTCGCGGGGGAGCACGCTGGCTCGCTGGCAGGCCGAGAACGTCCGGGCCCGCCTCGAAAGGGCGCACCCGGAGCTGCGCGTCGAGGTGCAGGTGGTGGCCACCACTGGCGACCGCATCCACGACGTGCCCCTGGCCCGCATCGGCGAGCAGGGTCTGTTTACGAAGGAGATCGACCGCGCGCTCCTGGACGGCTCCGTGGATGCCGCGGTGCATTCCCTCAAGGACGTGCCCACCCGGCTGGACGTGGGGCTGCGGCTCGCGGCCGTCACCGAGCGCGAGGATCCTCGCGATGCGCTCCTGGCGTCGCCCGCGGCCGCGGGCAGGACGCTCGCCACGCTCCCGCCGGGCGCCCGCGTGGGCACGAGTTCCTTGCGCCGCCGTGCCCAATTGTTGCACGCTCGGCCGGACCTCCGGGTGGAGGACCTCCGCGGCAATCTCGATACTCGCCTCACCCTCGTGGCGGGGGGTCGATTCGATGCCGCCATAGTGGCCTATGCCGGCCTCCGCCGACTCGGGCGGGAGGCGGCCGTGACCGAGCTGCTCGAACCACCCGGCTGGCTGCCTGCCGTGGGTCAGGGAGCGCTCGCCATTCTTGTCCGCGAAGACGACGCCCGCGCCTGTGCCTTGACGGCGTGCCTGGACGACACCTGGACACGGTGTGCTGCCGCTGCCGAACGGGCCTTCCTGCGCGCCCTCGAGGGAGGATGCCAGGTGCCCATCGGGGCACTGGCCGCGCCCGCACCGCATGGCCTGCTGCTCCACGGATTGGTGGCGTCCCTGGACGGACAGCA
This genomic interval from Gemmatimonadota bacterium contains the following:
- the hemC gene encoding hydroxymethylbilane synthase, with protein sequence MLRLGSRGSTLARWQAENVRARLERAHPELRVEVQVVATTGDRIHDVPLARIGEQGLFTKEIDRALLDGSVDAAVHSLKDVPTRLDVGLRLAAVTEREDPRDALLASPAAAGRTLATLPPGARVGTSSLRRRAQLLHARPDLRVEDLRGNLDTRLTLVAGGRFDAAIVAYAGLRRLGREAAVTELLEPPGWLPAVGQGALAILVREDDARACALTACLDDTWTRCAAAAERAFLRALEGGCQVPIGALAAPAPHGLLLHGLVASLDGQQLLRGEAAGPAQDAELLGQQLAADLLERGGDRILEALRGQDPDALPAPSPP